AAACGCCCTTCGGCAAAACCGACAAGATTGTTGGTGGCGCTGCCACCTATATCGGCCTGTCGGCCAGCTACTCCCTGAAACCGGTGAAAGTAGTAGCCGTGGTAGGAGACGACTTTGCCCAGTCCGATATTCTGCTGCTCGAAGAGCATGGCGTTGATACCGAAGGCCTACAGATCAAGCAGGGCGAGAAGTCGTTCTTCTGGTCGGGCAAGTATTCCAACGACCTGAACTCGCGCGAGACACTCGTAACGGAACTGAACGTGCTAGCCGATTTCGACCCGATTATTCCCGATTCCTACCAGGATTGCAAATACCTGATGCTGGGCAACCTCACGCCCCAGATTCAGCGCCTCGTGATTCAGCGCCTCGTGAACCGTCCTAAGCTCATCGTGATGGATACGATGAACTTCTGGATGGATGTAGCTCTGGAAGAGCTGAAAACCACCATCGAGATGGTAGATGTGCTTAGCATCAATGATGAAGAAGCCCGTCAGCTTTCCGGCGTGCATTCGCTGGTGAAAGCCGCTAAAATCATTCTGGCGATGGGACCGAAATACCTCATCATCAAGAAGGGTGAGCACGGTGCTCTGCTTTTCCACAAGAACAAAGTGTTCTATGCGCCCGCTCTTCCGCTAGAAGAAGTATTCGACCCAACCGGTGCTGGCGATACCTTCGCCGGGGGCTTTATCGGTTACCTCGCCGCCACCGACGATATCAGCTTCGATAACATGAAGCGCGCCGTAATTCATGGCTCGGCCATGGCTTCGTTCTGCGTAGAGAAATTCGGT
The Hymenobacter gelipurpurascens DNA segment above includes these coding regions:
- a CDS encoding PfkB family carbohydrate kinase, with the translated sequence MSLVVIGTVAFDALETPFGKTDKIVGGAATYIGLSASYSLKPVKVVAVVGDDFAQSDILLLEEHGVDTEGLQIKQGEKSFFWSGKYSNDLNSRETLVTELNVLADFDPIIPDSYQDCKYLMLGNLTPQIQRLVIQRLVNRPKLIVMDTMNFWMDVALEELKTTIEMVDVLSINDEEARQLSGVHSLVKAAKIILAMGPKYLIIKKGEHGALLFHKNKVFYAPALPLEEVFDPTGAGDTFAGGFIGYLAATDDISFDNMKRAVIHGSAMASFCVEKFGTERLLNLTQDEIESREQQFADLVAVVPASAVATT